One window of the Streptomyces sp. NBC_00259 genome contains the following:
- the ggt gene encoding gamma-glutamyltransferase, translated as MRRKAVRHLPVPAVVLAVLAAGGAAPPTGTAVPEPVKQPVAAGHGGAVASVDADASAVGIEVLRGGGNAVDAAVATAAALGVTEPYSAGIGGGGYFVYYDARTRTVHTIDGRETAPRSADASLFLENGKPVPFEEGVTSGLGVGTPGTPATWDAALGAWGSRPLRQLLKPAERLAKDGFTVDATFRAQTQANEARFRDFPATAELFLPGGQLPVVGSVFRNPGLARTYGEIASKGTGTLYRGAIARDIVNTVREPGVREGATRVVRPGDLTARDLADYRTLRRLPTRMTYRGLDVYGMAPSSSGGTSVGEALNILEGTDISGLSEAKYLHRFIEASRIAFADRGRWVGDPAFEDVPVRELLSQRYADSRACLIRDDAVLTSPLAPGDPRKPAACVNAGKAAPTTYEGENTTHLTVADKWGNVVAYTLTIESTGGSGITVPGRGFLLNNELTDFSFAPADPAVHDPNLPGPGKRPRSSMSPTIVLDHRDRPVLALGSPGGATIITTALQTLTGVVDRRLPLVDAIAAPRASQRNQPTTELEPALWNSPLRAELESLGHAFRQNPEIGAATGVQRLPDGRWLAAAEKTRRGGGSAMVVHPATP; from the coding sequence ATGCGTCGCAAAGCCGTCCGTCATCTTCCGGTTCCCGCCGTCGTGCTGGCCGTACTGGCTGCCGGTGGTGCCGCGCCGCCGACCGGCACCGCGGTACCGGAGCCGGTCAAGCAGCCCGTGGCCGCCGGCCACGGGGGAGCCGTCGCGAGTGTCGACGCGGACGCCTCGGCCGTGGGCATCGAGGTGCTGCGCGGCGGCGGGAACGCGGTGGACGCGGCGGTCGCGACGGCCGCGGCACTCGGTGTCACCGAGCCGTACTCGGCCGGCATCGGCGGGGGCGGCTACTTCGTGTACTACGACGCCCGCACCCGCACCGTCCACACGATCGACGGCCGCGAGACCGCGCCACGCTCCGCCGACGCCTCGCTCTTCCTGGAGAACGGCAAGCCCGTCCCCTTCGAGGAGGGCGTGACCAGCGGCCTCGGCGTCGGCACCCCCGGCACGCCCGCGACCTGGGACGCGGCGCTCGGCGCGTGGGGCAGCCGGCCGCTGCGGCAGCTGCTGAAGCCGGCCGAGCGGCTGGCGAAGGACGGCTTCACCGTGGACGCGACGTTCCGCGCCCAGACCCAGGCGAACGAGGCCCGCTTCCGGGACTTCCCGGCCACCGCGGAGCTGTTCCTGCCCGGCGGGCAGCTGCCGGTCGTCGGGTCGGTGTTCAGGAACCCGGGGCTCGCGCGCACGTACGGGGAGATCGCGAGCAAGGGCACCGGCACGCTGTACCGGGGCGCGATCGCCCGGGACATCGTGAACACCGTGCGCGAGCCGGGCGTACGCGAGGGCGCGACACGCGTCGTGCGCCCCGGCGATCTGACCGCGCGCGACCTGGCCGACTACCGGACGCTGCGGCGGCTGCCGACGAGGATGACGTACCGGGGGCTCGACGTCTACGGCATGGCGCCGTCGTCGTCCGGCGGCACGAGCGTCGGGGAGGCGCTCAACATCCTGGAGGGGACGGACATCTCCGGGCTGTCGGAGGCGAAGTACCTGCACCGCTTCATCGAGGCGAGCCGCATCGCGTTCGCGGACCGGGGACGCTGGGTCGGCGACCCGGCGTTCGAGGACGTACCGGTGCGGGAGCTGCTCTCGCAGCGGTACGCGGACTCTCGGGCGTGCCTGATCCGCGACGACGCGGTCCTGACCAGCCCGCTCGCGCCGGGCGACCCGCGGAAGCCGGCGGCCTGCGTGAACGCGGGGAAGGCGGCTCCGACGACGTACGAGGGCGAGAACACGACGCATCTGACGGTCGCCGACAAGTGGGGCAACGTCGTCGCCTACACCCTGACCATCGAGTCGACCGGCGGCAGCGGCATCACCGTCCCCGGGCGCGGCTTCCTGCTGAACAACGAACTGACCGACTTCTCCTTCGCCCCGGCCGACCCCGCGGTCCACGACCCGAACCTGCCGGGCCCGGGCAAGCGCCCCCGCTCCTCCATGTCCCCGACGATCGTCCTCGACCACCGTGACCGGCCCGTACTGGCGCTCGGCTCCCCGGGCGGCGCGACCATCATCACCACGGCGCTGCAGACACTGACCGGCGTCGTCGACCGCCGCCTGCCCCTCGTGGACGCCATCGCCGCCCCCCGCGCCAGCCAGCGCAACCAGCCCACCACCGAACTCGAACCGGCCCTCTGGAACAGTCCGCTGCGGGCCGAACTGGAATCCCTCGGCCACGCCTTCCGCCAGAACCCGGAGATCGGCGCGGCCACGGGCGTCCAGCGCCTCCCGGACGGCCGCTGGCTGGCAGCCGCGGAGAAGACCCGACGCGGCGGCGGCTCGGCGATGGTGGTGCACCCGGCCACCCCGTAG
- a CDS encoding cytochrome P450, with translation MSPTAVPDVFDPRRYAAGLPHDSFRELRDRHPVAWQEEYEVLGWPAGPGFWAVTRHADVVRVLKDARTYSSWAGATQIRDPDPADLPFIRRMMLNQDPSPRSAGEGPADHGRLRRLVSRAFTPGRVDRFAGVARGRARRLLGAAREAGGVVDLVTAVTDEYALLNLADLLGVPESDRGLLLKWTERVIAYQDPDEPPVRGEDGEPVNPRSPAMLREMFDYAQELAAYKRRNPGDDVMTSLAGGELADAELEMFFFLLTVAGNDTVRSAAPGGFLALARHPDEQRRLRAREVAVDTAVDELLRWHPPVLSFRRTAARDTTLGGQDVREGDKVVVFHASANYDERAFEDPHRLDLARSPNPHVSFGDGPHVCLGAHFARLQLRVLHEEARALLPAVSVAAPPRRLVSNFINGLKSLPLGMDGP, from the coding sequence ATGAGCCCGACCGCCGTCCCCGACGTGTTCGACCCGCGGCGCTACGCGGCCGGGCTGCCGCACGACTCCTTCCGTGAACTGCGCGACCGTCACCCGGTGGCCTGGCAGGAGGAGTACGAGGTGCTGGGCTGGCCGGCGGGGCCCGGCTTCTGGGCCGTCACCCGGCACGCCGACGTGGTGCGCGTCCTCAAGGACGCGCGGACGTACTCGTCATGGGCCGGGGCCACCCAGATCCGCGACCCCGACCCGGCCGATCTGCCGTTCATCCGACGCATGATGCTCAACCAGGACCCCTCGCCCCGTTCCGCGGGGGAGGGCCCGGCCGACCACGGCCGGCTGCGGCGGCTGGTCAGCCGCGCCTTCACCCCCGGCCGCGTCGACCGCTTCGCCGGCGTCGCCCGCGGCCGGGCCCGTCGGCTGCTCGGCGCGGCCCGGGAGGCCGGCGGGGTCGTCGACCTCGTCACCGCCGTCACCGACGAGTACGCGCTCCTCAACCTCGCCGACCTGCTCGGCGTACCGGAGAGCGACCGGGGGCTGCTGCTGAAGTGGACCGAACGCGTCATCGCGTACCAGGACCCGGACGAGCCGCCCGTACGAGGAGAGGACGGCGAGCCGGTCAATCCGCGTTCGCCCGCGATGCTGCGGGAGATGTTCGACTACGCTCAGGAACTCGCCGCCTACAAGCGACGCAACCCGGGCGACGACGTCATGACCTCGCTCGCCGGCGGCGAACTCGCCGACGCCGAACTGGAGATGTTCTTCTTCCTGCTCACCGTCGCCGGGAACGACACCGTCCGCAGCGCCGCACCCGGCGGCTTCCTGGCCCTCGCCCGGCATCCGGACGAGCAGCGGAGGCTGCGGGCCCGGGAGGTGGCGGTGGACACCGCCGTGGACGAACTGCTGCGCTGGCATCCGCCCGTGCTGTCCTTCCGCCGCACCGCGGCCCGCGACACGACGCTCGGCGGCCAGGACGTACGCGAGGGCGACAAGGTCGTCGTCTTCCACGCCTCGGCCAACTACGACGAACGCGCCTTCGAGGACCCCCACCGACTCGACCTCGCCCGCTCCCCGAACCCCCATGTGTCGTTCGGGGACGGGCCGCACGTCTGCCTCGGCGCGCACTTCGCCCGCCTCCAGCTGCGGGTGCTGCACGAGGAAGCGAGGGCGCTGCTTCCCGCGGTCTCGGTGGCAGCGCCGCCGCGGCGGCTGGTGTCCAACTTCATCAACGGCCTCAAGTCGCTGCCGCTGGGCATGGACGGGCCGTGA
- a CDS encoding NAD(P)/FAD-dependent oxidoreductase, producing MSVDGYLDRLKRDGRIVVVGASLAGLRGAETLRDGGFAGTLTMIGDEPYEPYDRPPLSKGVLLGKATADHTALPRRRALDAEWRLGVPASGLDMAAKRVRLADGDEVEYDRLLIATGVRARPWPHEREAALDGVFVLRTRDDATALQKRLADGPRRVFVIGAGFTGSEIASACREREIEVTVAERGAAPLVGALGGVVGEVAAQMQRENGVDLRTGVMVTGLEGDSAGRVRAAHLSDGSSVETDVVVVSLGATRNTEWLAGSGLGAGPRGIACDAGCRAFDIRGIVTDDIFVAGDVARSPHPLFNYQFLSLEHWGNAVTQAETAAHNMLCESVDRRPHMWIPAFWSSQFGVNIKSVGVPSMGTEIIVTQGSLSEHRFAAVYGFQDRVIGAVTFDDARWLPFYQQLIESTAPFPPQFPTVDRRPEGARPVSADFPDPSVPTHGPTVTLSGYSPADRRITFTPGRH from the coding sequence ATGTCCGTTGACGGATACCTCGACCGACTCAAGCGCGACGGCCGCATCGTCGTCGTGGGCGCCTCCCTGGCCGGCCTCAGAGGCGCGGAGACCCTGAGGGACGGCGGCTTCGCCGGGACGCTCACGATGATCGGCGACGAGCCCTACGAGCCCTACGACCGGCCCCCGCTGTCCAAGGGCGTCCTGCTGGGCAAGGCCACCGCCGACCACACGGCCCTGCCCCGGCGCCGCGCCCTCGACGCCGAGTGGCGGCTCGGGGTCCCCGCCTCCGGGCTCGACATGGCCGCCAAGCGGGTACGGCTGGCCGACGGCGACGAGGTGGAGTACGACCGGCTGCTGATCGCCACCGGCGTACGCGCACGGCCGTGGCCGCACGAGCGCGAGGCCGCACTCGACGGGGTCTTCGTCCTGCGCACCCGCGACGACGCCACCGCGCTGCAGAAGCGGCTGGCGGACGGCCCCCGCCGGGTCTTCGTGATCGGAGCCGGGTTCACCGGCTCGGAGATCGCCTCCGCGTGCCGCGAGCGGGAGATCGAGGTCACCGTCGCGGAACGCGGCGCCGCCCCCCTGGTGGGCGCGCTCGGCGGTGTCGTCGGTGAGGTCGCCGCCCAGATGCAGCGCGAGAACGGCGTGGACCTGCGCACCGGCGTCATGGTGACCGGTCTCGAAGGCGACTCGGCGGGCCGGGTGCGCGCCGCCCATCTCTCCGACGGCTCCAGCGTCGAGACCGATGTCGTCGTCGTGTCGCTCGGCGCGACGCGCAACACCGAATGGCTCGCCGGCTCGGGCCTGGGCGCGGGCCCCCGCGGCATCGCCTGCGACGCCGGCTGCCGGGCCTTCGACATCCGCGGCATCGTCACCGACGACATCTTCGTGGCCGGTGACGTGGCACGCTCCCCGCACCCGCTGTTCAACTACCAGTTCCTGTCCCTGGAGCACTGGGGCAACGCCGTCACCCAGGCCGAGACCGCGGCGCACAACATGCTCTGCGAAAGTGTGGACCGCCGCCCCCACATGTGGATCCCGGCCTTCTGGTCCTCCCAGTTCGGCGTCAACATCAAGTCGGTCGGCGTGCCGTCCATGGGCACGGAGATCATCGTCACGCAGGGCTCGCTCAGCGAGCACAGGTTCGCCGCCGTCTACGGGTTCCAGGACCGTGTCATCGGCGCCGTCACCTTCGACGATGCGCGGTGGCTGCCGTTCTACCAGCAGCTGATCGAGTCGACCGCGCCGTTCCCGCCGCAGTTCCCGACCGTGGACCGCCGTCCCGAGGGAGCGCGGCCGGTGTCCGCCGACTTCCCCGACCCGTCGGTGCCCACGCACGGCCCGACCGTCACCCTCAGTGGCTATTCGCCGGCGGACCGGCGGATCACCTTCACCCCCGGCCGGCACTGA
- a CDS encoding alpha/beta fold hydrolase yields MTLFVLPHTLLGDGPHRVVAVHGWLADRDGFAAVRPDLDLESFTYAFVDLRGYGEAMGTPGAYTTSEGAADVLCLAGRLGWERFSLVGHSMGAAVAQRVLALAPGRVRRLVGVSPVPAHGMPMPPEQWGLFADAADRPANRRLIIDLTTGSVRPGAWLDRMVRRSVERSDAKAFRAWLDSWAVEDFHTDVDGSTVPALAVTGALDPAVNAALMQETWLRSYVRGEVAELAHAGHYAMDETPLQLIRTVEDFLRAEAA; encoded by the coding sequence CCGGGTCGTCGCCGTCCACGGCTGGCTCGCCGACCGCGACGGCTTCGCCGCCGTGCGTCCCGACCTCGACCTGGAGTCCTTCACGTACGCCTTCGTCGATCTGCGCGGCTACGGCGAGGCGATGGGCACGCCCGGCGCGTACACCACGAGCGAGGGCGCCGCCGATGTGCTGTGCCTCGCCGGGCGGCTCGGCTGGGAGCGCTTCTCGCTCGTCGGGCACTCCATGGGCGCTGCCGTGGCCCAGCGTGTGCTCGCCCTCGCACCCGGCCGGGTGCGGCGGCTCGTCGGCGTCTCGCCCGTTCCGGCCCACGGGATGCCGATGCCGCCCGAGCAGTGGGGGCTGTTCGCCGACGCCGCCGACCGCCCGGCGAACCGGCGCCTCATCATCGACCTCACCACCGGTTCGGTACGGCCCGGCGCCTGGCTGGACCGGATGGTGCGGCGGTCGGTGGAGCGCAGCGACGCCAAGGCGTTCCGGGCCTGGCTCGACTCCTGGGCCGTGGAGGACTTCCACACCGACGTCGACGGCTCGACCGTTCCGGCGCTCGCCGTGACCGGCGCACTCGACCCCGCCGTCAACGCCGCCCTGATGCAGGAGACCTGGCTGCGTTCCTACGTACGCGGAGAAGTCGCCGAACTGGCCCACGCGGGGCACTACGCCATGGACGAGACACCGCTGCAGCTGATCCGTACCGTCGAGGACTTCCTGCGGGCCGAGGCGGCATGA
- a CDS encoding nitrilase-related carbon-nitrogen hydrolase, producing the protein MTNVVRAALVQATWTGDTESMIAKHEEHAREAARQGAKVIGFQEVFNAPYFCQVQEAEHYRWAEPVPDGPTVLRMRDLARETGMVIVVPVFEVEDSGFYYNTAAVIDADGTYLGKYRKHHIPQVKGFWEKYYFRPGNAGWPVFDTAVGKVGVYICYDRHFPEGWRQLGLGGAQLVYNPSATSRGLSAYLWQLEQPAAAVANEYFIAAINRVGQEEYGDNDFYGTSYFVNPRGQFVGDVASDKAEELVVRDLDFDLIDEVRQQWAFYRDRRPDAYEGLVQP; encoded by the coding sequence ATGACCAACGTCGTTCGCGCCGCACTCGTCCAGGCGACCTGGACCGGCGACACCGAATCCATGATCGCCAAACATGAGGAGCACGCTCGCGAGGCGGCCCGCCAGGGCGCCAAGGTCATCGGGTTCCAGGAGGTCTTCAACGCCCCGTACTTCTGCCAGGTGCAGGAGGCCGAGCACTACCGCTGGGCGGAGCCCGTACCCGACGGCCCCACCGTTCTGCGCATGCGGGACCTCGCCCGGGAGACCGGCATGGTGATCGTCGTCCCCGTCTTCGAGGTCGAGGACTCCGGCTTCTACTACAACACCGCCGCGGTGATCGACGCCGACGGCACCTACCTCGGCAAGTACCGCAAGCACCACATCCCGCAGGTCAAGGGATTCTGGGAGAAGTACTACTTCAGGCCGGGCAACGCCGGCTGGCCCGTCTTCGACACCGCTGTCGGCAAGGTCGGCGTCTACATCTGCTACGACCGCCACTTCCCGGAGGGCTGGCGCCAACTCGGCCTCGGAGGAGCCCAGTTGGTCTACAACCCGTCGGCCACCTCCCGGGGCCTGTCCGCCTACCTCTGGCAGCTGGAGCAGCCCGCCGCCGCCGTCGCCAACGAGTACTTCATCGCCGCCATCAACCGGGTCGGCCAGGAGGAGTACGGCGACAACGACTTCTACGGCACGAGCTACTTCGTCAACCCGCGCGGGCAGTTCGTCGGGGACGTCGCCAGCGACAAGGCGGAGGAACTGGTCGTCAGGGACCTCGACTTCGACCTGATCGACGAGGTGCGCCAGCAGTGGGCGTTCTACCGGGACCGCAGGCCCGACGCGTACGAGGGGCTGGTGCAGCCGTGA
- a CDS encoding cytochrome P450 codes for MTQGNLLRQILEYGNRPNPYPLYAELRKTPVLNEGDGAYVVSTYWEILSLLHDPRVSSDPHNLAVPGGPGFDPNDESSLPPSFIRLDPPEHDRLRRMTNTSFGPPHKARRIHEMRGELDEIVSGLIDGIGSTDRIDLVEQFSYPFPVTVICRLLGVPREDESRFHTWADTLAASLDPMPGEDPTERNKIAQKARTELGMYLAGLIEERRKNPQDDMLSELANLKGPDGSMTTMELLSTSALLLIAGHETTVNLITNGMLTLLRNPDVLQRLRDDPKLAVPIVEELLRFEPPVQLVPNRTTLADIEIGGVTIPKGASLWLVVAAGNRDPQRFKEPERFDPDREDIEHLGFGSGIHSCFGAPLARLEAQIALSELARRLVNPRLLEDPPEYRQNAVLRGPRHLPITCDEIRP; via the coding sequence ATGACCCAAGGCAATCTCCTGCGCCAGATCCTCGAGTACGGCAACCGTCCGAACCCGTACCCCCTGTACGCGGAGCTCCGCAAGACCCCGGTGCTCAACGAGGGGGACGGCGCGTACGTCGTGAGCACCTACTGGGAGATCCTGAGCCTGCTGCACGATCCCCGGGTCAGCTCCGACCCCCACAATCTGGCCGTGCCCGGAGGCCCCGGGTTCGACCCGAACGACGAGTCGAGCCTGCCGCCCAGCTTCATCCGGCTCGACCCCCCGGAGCACGACCGGCTGCGCCGGATGACGAACACCTCGTTCGGACCGCCCCACAAGGCGCGCCGGATCCACGAGATGCGGGGCGAACTGGACGAGATCGTCTCCGGCCTCATCGACGGGATCGGGAGCACGGACCGGATCGATCTGGTCGAGCAGTTCTCGTACCCCTTCCCGGTGACGGTGATCTGCCGGCTGCTCGGTGTTCCGCGCGAGGACGAGTCGCGCTTCCACACCTGGGCGGACACCCTGGCCGCCAGCCTGGACCCGATGCCGGGGGAGGACCCGACCGAACGGAACAAGATCGCGCAGAAGGCCCGTACGGAACTGGGCATGTATCTGGCCGGGCTGATCGAGGAGCGCCGCAAGAACCCCCAGGACGACATGCTGTCCGAACTGGCGAATCTCAAGGGCCCGGACGGGTCGATGACGACGATGGAACTGCTCAGCACCTCCGCCCTGTTGCTGATCGCCGGCCATGAGACCACGGTCAACCTGATCACCAACGGGATGCTGACGCTGCTGCGCAACCCGGACGTGCTCCAGCGGCTGCGCGACGACCCGAAGCTGGCGGTCCCCATCGTGGAGGAACTGCTGCGTTTCGAGCCTCCGGTGCAACTGGTGCCGAACCGCACCACGCTCGCGGACATCGAGATCGGCGGCGTCACCATCCCCAAGGGCGCGTCGCTGTGGCTCGTCGTGGCCGCGGGCAATCGCGACCCGCAGCGGTTCAAGGAGCCCGAGCGGTTCGACCCGGACCGTGAGGACATCGAGCACCTGGGCTTCGGCAGCGGTATCCACAGCTGCTTCGGCGCGCCGCTCGCGAGGCTGGAGGCGCAGATCGCGCTGAGCGAACTGGCCCGCAGGCTCGTCAATCCCCGGCTGCTGGAGGATCCGCCCGAGTACCGCCAGAACGCCGTCCTGCGCGGTCCCCGTCATCTGCCGATCACCTGCGACGAGATCAGGCCCTGA
- a CDS encoding PPOX class F420-dependent oxidoreductase, with amino-acid sequence MDLQELDRAKYISLTTFRKDGTGVATPVWFAVQGGEVYVWTRSDSWKVKRLRRDGRVTVTACDVRGRVEEGADVVEGTARLLDGAELKKVRGLLARKYTWQFWLVDVPAAVVRRGKRPHTGIAVTLRTR; translated from the coding sequence GTGGACCTCCAGGAGCTCGACCGCGCGAAGTACATCAGCCTCACCACGTTCCGCAAGGACGGGACGGGAGTCGCGACGCCCGTGTGGTTCGCCGTCCAGGGCGGTGAGGTGTACGTCTGGACCCGCTCCGACTCCTGGAAGGTCAAGCGGCTGCGCAGGGACGGCCGGGTCACCGTGACCGCGTGCGACGTGCGCGGCCGCGTCGAGGAGGGCGCCGACGTCGTGGAGGGGACGGCGCGGCTGCTGGACGGCGCGGAGCTGAAGAAGGTCCGGGGGCTCCTGGCCCGCAAGTACACCTGGCAGTTCTGGCTCGTCGACGTGCCCGCCGCCGTCGTACGCCGCGGCAAGCGCCCGCACACCGGCATCGCAGTGACGCTCCGGACACGTTGA
- a CDS encoding ferredoxin encodes MRVVVDLNRCQGYAQCAFLAPDVFEMHGEESLLYNPRVDEARRDEVSQAVAACPVQAILMDRSDETVTPREPLDVR; translated from the coding sequence ATGAGAGTTGTCGTCGATCTCAACCGCTGCCAGGGCTACGCGCAGTGCGCGTTCCTCGCACCGGACGTCTTCGAAATGCACGGCGAGGAGTCGCTGCTCTACAACCCGCGCGTCGACGAGGCACGCCGGGACGAGGTGAGCCAGGCCGTGGCGGCCTGCCCGGTGCAGGCCATCCTCATGGACCGGTCCGACGAGACCGTGACCCCGAGGGAGCCTCTCGATGTCCGTTGA
- a CDS encoding helix-turn-helix domain-containing protein produces MVRTPLTPEERERGERLGRMLREARGSRSMVEVAAAAHLSAETLRKIETGRAPTPAFFTVAALAGALGLSMDEIVTRCALVPV; encoded by the coding sequence ATGGTGCGTACCCCCCTGACACCCGAAGAGCGTGAACGCGGAGAGCGGCTCGGCCGGATGCTCCGTGAGGCGCGCGGCTCGCGGAGCATGGTGGAAGTGGCCGCGGCCGCTCATCTCTCCGCCGAGACCCTCCGCAAGATCGAGACGGGCCGCGCGCCGACGCCCGCGTTCTTCACGGTGGCGGCGCTCGCGGGGGCGCTGGGTCTGTCCATGGACGAGATCGTGACCCGCTGCGCGCTCGTGCCGGTCTGA
- a CDS encoding UL36 very large tegument protein has product MAVDQLPVQVGAFARYLRELTARLDPESGWYAVFRQRDLAGLSACLRGTEIPPWDVVGSLLDDLVADAAEAARAGALHAAAAAAHDRRAGGGEALLKRLELMRREQAHAAERGQELLGRLAVLPEGSPEHQRLAHELSWTNDDHTRATARCSELMSRLAALAPPPGPPPAGPFTPAGPFAPNASHDAAPDAWFRPADEESGVMESAVAEVAERQQAAGPEVSARGGRRGGKRRPRGARYAWLDDAEGEDGEEAVAVPVTDVPDLPMGGARPRGARFGGGGAGEPAAAAVEPDAAPADAEEERAALAAVAVLWRLRAEGRSGEAHALLCEAAAGPVARLPVLAAELHRAGLGADWATLLWEVASLPPGRLAAAAGALAAAGRDDDCGQLLRQGVARPAGEIADAVLALDDAGARREADALLEAFLRVRTPEESAGIAATAPRRLVPQLLSAARAVSADRERDLVHALRVAGLISG; this is encoded by the coding sequence ATGGCGGTGGATCAACTCCCCGTACAGGTGGGGGCGTTCGCGCGGTACCTGAGGGAGCTGACGGCGCGCCTCGACCCGGAGAGCGGCTGGTACGCGGTCTTCCGGCAGCGCGACCTCGCCGGACTGTCGGCGTGCCTGCGGGGTACGGAGATCCCGCCGTGGGACGTGGTGGGCTCGCTCCTGGACGACCTCGTCGCCGACGCGGCGGAGGCGGCGAGGGCGGGGGCGCTGCACGCGGCCGCGGCGGCCGCCCACGACCGCCGGGCGGGCGGCGGCGAAGCCCTCCTGAAGCGGCTGGAACTCATGCGCCGCGAACAGGCCCACGCGGCGGAACGCGGGCAGGAACTCCTGGGCCGGCTGGCCGTCCTCCCCGAGGGCAGCCCCGAACACCAGCGCCTCGCCCATGAACTGTCCTGGACCAACGACGACCACACCCGCGCCACGGCCCGCTGCTCGGAACTCATGTCCCGCCTCGCCGCACTCGCACCGCCCCCGGGCCCGCCACCGGCCGGCCCGTTCACCCCGGCCGGCCCGTTCGCTCCGAACGCCTCGCACGACGCGGCACCGGATGCGTGGTTCCGCCCCGCCGACGAGGAGAGCGGGGTCATGGAGTCGGCCGTGGCCGAGGTGGCGGAGCGTCAGCAGGCCGCGGGGCCCGAGGTGTCGGCGCGCGGTGGCAGGCGGGGCGGGAAGCGGCGGCCGCGCGGGGCGAGATACGCCTGGCTGGACGATGCCGAGGGCGAGGACGGCGAGGAGGCCGTCGCCGTACCCGTGACCGACGTGCCCGACCTGCCCATGGGCGGGGCGCGCCCGCGCGGCGCGCGGTTCGGCGGGGGCGGGGCCGGCGAGCCGGCCGCCGCGGCCGTGGAACCCGACGCGGCGCCGGCCGACGCGGAGGAGGAGCGCGCCGCCCTCGCGGCCGTCGCCGTCCTCTGGCGGCTACGGGCCGAGGGGCGCAGCGGAGAGGCGCACGCGCTGCTGTGCGAGGCCGCCGCCGGTCCCGTCGCCCGGCTGCCGGTGCTGGCGGCCGAGTTGCACCGCGCCGGGCTCGGCGCCGACTGGGCCACCCTGCTCTGGGAGGTGGCCTCGCTGCCGCCCGGCCGGCTCGCCGCCGCCGCGGGCGCGCTCGCCGCGGCGGGCCGGGACGACGACTGCGGCCAACTGCTGCGCCAGGGCGTCGCCCGCCCCGCGGGCGAGATCGCCGACGCCGTGCTCGCGCTCGACGACGCCGGTGCCCGGCGCGAGGCGGACGCGCTGCTGGAAGCGTTCCTGCGGGTCCGTACCCCGGAGGAGAGTGCCGGGATCGCCGCCACGGCTCCCCGCCGCCTCGTCCCGCAACTGCTCTCCGCCGCCCGTGCGGTGTCGGCCGACCGGGAGCGCGACCTTGTGCACGCGCTGCGCGTCGCAGGACTCATCAGCGGCTGA